The Thalassotalea sp. 273M-4 genome includes a region encoding these proteins:
- the gcvH gene encoding glycine cleavage system protein GcvH, whose amino-acid sequence MSNIPSELKYASSHEWVRNEGDGTVTVGITEHAQELLGDMVFVELPEVGDTVSTGDDVAVAESVKAASDIYAPVSGEVIAVNEELEDSPELVNQDAFGDGWMFRIKLDDASELDALLDAEGYESVVDEE is encoded by the coding sequence ATGAGCAACATTCCTTCAGAATTGAAATATGCGTCTTCACACGAGTGGGTTCGTAACGAAGGTGACGGTACTGTAACTGTTGGTATCACTGAGCACGCACAAGAATTGCTTGGCGATATGGTATTTGTTGAATTACCAGAAGTTGGCGATACCGTAAGCACTGGTGATGACGTGGCTGTTGCTGAGTCTGTTAAGGCGGCTTCTGATATTTACGCGCCAGTATCTGGTGAAGTTATTGCAGTGAACGAAGAATTAGAAGACTCTCCTGAGCTTGTAAACCAAGACGCCTTCGGTGACGGTTGGATGTTCCGCATTAAGCTTGATGACGCATCTGAATTAGACGCCTTATTAGACGCAGAAGGTTACGAAAGCGTCGTTGACGAAGAGTAA
- the gcvT gene encoding glycine cleavage system aminomethyltransferase GcvT — protein sequence MTQKTVLHAKHLESSAKMVDFHGWEMPINYGSQIEEHHAVRTSAGMFDVSHMTIVDIQGDDAKPFLRYLLANDVAKLTVAGKALYTGMLNEDGGVIDDLIVYFFNDQAYRLIVNSATREKDLAWLAKQSAEFNVTITERPEYAMIAVQGPEAKAKVATILTEEQNGLVEGMKPFFGVQAGDLFIATTGYTGEAGYEIVVPSDMAADLWQQLLEAGVAPCGLGARDTLRLEAGMNLYGLDMDESVSPLAANMAWTISWEPEDRNFIGRKALEAQKTAGDQPKLVGLVLEEKGVLRTGLKVLVNGEEGVITSGTFSPTLGHSIAMARVPRSIGDTCEVEMRKKLVTVNVIKPSFVRNGKKVF from the coding sequence ATGACTCAAAAAACAGTATTACACGCCAAGCACCTTGAATCGTCTGCGAAGATGGTTGACTTTCACGGTTGGGAAATGCCAATCAATTACGGTTCTCAAATTGAAGAGCACCACGCCGTACGTACCAGCGCGGGTATGTTTGACGTTTCTCACATGACCATTGTTGATATTCAAGGCGATGACGCAAAACCTTTCTTACGTTACTTATTAGCCAATGATGTGGCAAAACTGACCGTAGCAGGTAAAGCGTTGTACACCGGTATGCTTAACGAAGACGGTGGCGTTATTGACGATTTGATTGTTTATTTCTTTAATGACCAGGCTTACCGCTTAATCGTTAACTCGGCAACGCGTGAAAAAGATTTGGCATGGCTAGCAAAACAATCTGCTGAATTTAACGTAACCATTACAGAGCGTCCAGAATACGCGATGATTGCGGTACAAGGCCCAGAGGCGAAAGCCAAAGTTGCAACCATTTTAACCGAAGAGCAAAACGGGTTAGTAGAAGGCATGAAACCATTTTTTGGCGTGCAAGCTGGCGACTTATTCATTGCGACAACAGGTTACACTGGTGAAGCAGGTTACGAGATTGTGGTACCAAGTGACATGGCCGCCGACTTATGGCAACAGCTGTTAGAAGCTGGCGTAGCACCTTGTGGTTTAGGGGCCCGTGATACCTTACGTTTAGAAGCCGGTATGAACCTATATGGCTTAGATATGGATGAGTCGGTATCGCCACTGGCAGCAAACATGGCGTGGACCATTAGCTGGGAACCTGAAGATCGTAACTTTATCGGGCGTAAGGCGCTTGAAGCGCAAAAAACCGCTGGCGACCAACCTAAATTAGTTGGTTTGGTGCTAGAAGAGAAGGGCGTATTACGTACCGGCTTAAAAGTATTAGTAAACGGTGAAGAAGGCGTAATTACCTCTGGTACGTTCTCGCCAACGCTTGGTCATTCTATTGCAATGGCTCGGGTACCACGTTCAATTGGCGATACTTGCGAAGTGGAAATGCGTAAAAAATTAGTGACCGTAAACGTTATTAAGCCAAGCTTTGTTCGCAACGGCAAAAAAGTATTTTAA
- a CDS encoding FAD-dependent monooxygenase produces MQSADIVIVGGGMVGLAAALAISQNTDYRIAVVEPQPQASVSASPKLRVSAINAASKQFLTNLGVWDAISNERLQAYQHMHVWDKDGFGHVDFSCQDIAKMHSLETDLGWIVENDIVRNALLNKVSQQPQIHLIPHRLTDLHIGESESFLTFDAHSPVTAKLVIGADGANSWVRKQINVPMNFRDYDHHALVATVKCSQGHQNTAWQVFLETGPLAFLPLYQSDLCSIVWSLPPEQANRLKQLADVDFNKEIIAASDGKLGQIELQSERMTFPLTMRLVDDFAKQRVVLIGDAAHTIHPLAGQGVNLGFIDASALAQTLNEIHSKGLDIADQPAFAKFSRWRKADASEMILAMEALKQGFSWQQRLPKVARGIGMSLVNKTAPIKALLLKHAMGFGKPLPTPSQYNDGL; encoded by the coding sequence ATGCAAAGTGCAGATATCGTTATTGTTGGTGGTGGTATGGTCGGCCTAGCTGCTGCTTTGGCTATTAGCCAAAATACCGATTATCGAATTGCGGTTGTCGAACCACAGCCCCAAGCCTCTGTTTCTGCGTCCCCTAAACTTCGAGTCAGTGCCATAAACGCAGCCAGTAAACAATTTCTAACCAATTTAGGCGTTTGGGATGCCATCAGTAATGAGCGATTGCAAGCCTACCAACATATGCATGTGTGGGATAAAGACGGGTTTGGTCATGTTGACTTTAGTTGTCAAGATATTGCTAAAATGCATAGCCTTGAAACGGATCTAGGTTGGATTGTTGAAAATGACATTGTGCGTAATGCGTTGTTAAATAAAGTCAGTCAGCAGCCACAAATTCACTTGATCCCACACCGTTTAACCGACTTGCACATTGGCGAGAGTGAATCGTTTTTAACCTTTGATGCGCATTCGCCTGTTACGGCTAAATTAGTGATTGGCGCCGATGGTGCGAATTCTTGGGTGCGAAAACAGATTAATGTACCAATGAACTTTCGCGACTACGACCACCATGCACTGGTAGCAACAGTTAAATGCAGTCAAGGTCATCAAAATACCGCTTGGCAGGTGTTTTTAGAGACCGGGCCATTGGCGTTTTTACCCTTGTATCAATCGGACTTGTGTTCCATTGTTTGGTCGTTACCGCCAGAGCAAGCCAACCGACTAAAGCAATTAGCCGACGTCGACTTTAATAAAGAAATTATTGCCGCAAGTGATGGTAAGCTTGGCCAAATTGAACTTCAAAGCGAACGAATGACCTTTCCTTTAACCATGCGCTTGGTTGATGACTTTGCCAAACAACGCGTGGTGCTCATTGGCGACGCTGCTCACACCATTCATCCGCTGGCGGGGCAAGGTGTTAACCTAGGTTTTATCGATGCCAGTGCTTTGGCACAAACCTTAAATGAGATACACAGTAAAGGCCTTGATATTGCTGATCAGCCGGCGTTTGCCAAATTTAGCCGTTGGCGCAAAGCCGATGCTAGCGAAATGATTTTAGCGATGGAAGCGCTGAAACAAGGATTTTCATGGCAACAGCGTCTACCGAAAGTGGCTCGAGGTATTGGCATGTCATTGGTAAATAAAACCGCCCCCATCAAGGCTTTGTTACTAAAACATGCGATGGGATTTGGTAAACCATTACCAACACCGTCTCAATACAACGACGGCTTGTAA
- the gcvP gene encoding aminomethyl-transferring glycine dehydrogenase, with amino-acid sequence MSTQSLTQLEQNEDFIRRHIGPSQSQTQDMLNDLGVDSVDALIDEIVPSNIRLDNLPNIGESKTEVKALSDLKTVAKKNQVNTSYIGLGYFGTLTPNVILRNVLENPGWYTAYTPYQPEIAQGRLESLLNYQQMCIDLTGLELASASLLDEGTAAAEAMALAKRVSKNKKCNTFFISSDVYPQTIDVVKQRAEMFGFDLVIAPAEEVRDHDVFGALLQYPSATGEVSDISDLIKDIHAKKGIVAVAADIMSLVLLKSPGELGADAVIGSSQRFGVPMGYGGPHAAFFTTSDKYKRSLPGRIIGVSKDTRGKQALRMAMQTREQHIRREKANSNICTAQVLLANMAAFYVIYHGPEGLKTIANRIHRLTDILCLGTAQKGLTAIHANYFDTLTFNSDDKDAIVERALAANLNLRTDVEGQFSVSLDETTTREDVAQLFDVLLGEGHGLDVAKLDNEIIASGHSSIPASLQRESAILTHPVFNSYHSETEMLRYIKKLENKDLALNHSMISLGSCTMKLNATAQMIPVSWPEFANMHPFAPLDQAQGYTEMINELGDWLVELTGYDNISMQPNSGAQGEYAGLIAIHKYHESRGDSHRNICLIPSSAHGTNPASAQMVGMKVVVTACDKHGNVDLEDLRAKAQEHAENLSCIMITYPSTHGVYEETITEVCEIIHQHGGQVYLDGANMNAQVGITSPGFIGADVSHLNLHKTFAIPHGGGGPGMGPIGVKSHLAPFLPGHALIDFNNDLQGNGAVSAAPFGSAGILCISYLYIAMLGKKGVTDATKYAITNANYLASKLSQHYPILYTGNNGRVAHECIVDLRPIKEASGITEMDVAKRLIDYGFHAPTMSFPVAGTLMIEPTESESKVELDRFIEAMTSIRAEIAKVESGEWTLEDNPLHNAPHTLADITDANWNRAYSTSQAVFPVPAAANNKFWPTVNRIDDVYGDRNLICSCPAVETYMDAE; translated from the coding sequence ATGTCTACCCAATCATTGACCCAATTAGAACAAAACGAAGACTTTATCCGCCGTCATATTGGTCCAAGCCAAAGCCAAACTCAGGACATGTTAAATGACCTAGGCGTTGACAGTGTTGATGCTTTAATCGATGAAATCGTACCAAGCAATATTCGCCTTGATAACTTGCCAAACATTGGTGAGAGCAAAACCGAAGTTAAAGCTTTAAGCGATTTAAAAACGGTTGCAAAAAAGAACCAAGTAAATACTTCATACATTGGTTTAGGTTATTTTGGCACTCTAACGCCAAATGTTATTTTACGCAATGTATTGGAAAACCCAGGCTGGTATACCGCTTACACCCCATACCAACCAGAAATTGCCCAAGGCCGTTTGGAGTCACTGTTAAACTACCAACAAATGTGTATTGACTTAACGGGTCTTGAACTAGCGTCTGCCTCACTACTTGATGAAGGTACAGCAGCTGCTGAAGCGATGGCGCTTGCTAAGCGTGTTTCTAAAAACAAAAAATGCAATACCTTTTTTATCTCATCAGACGTTTACCCACAAACTATTGACGTGGTTAAGCAACGCGCTGAAATGTTTGGTTTTGACCTTGTTATTGCCCCAGCTGAAGAAGTGCGTGATCACGACGTGTTTGGTGCCTTATTACAATACCCATCAGCAACCGGTGAAGTTAGCGACATTAGCGATCTAATTAAAGATATTCACGCTAAAAAAGGCATTGTTGCTGTTGCCGCCGACATTATGTCTTTGGTGCTATTAAAGTCACCGGGTGAACTAGGCGCTGATGCCGTTATTGGTTCAAGCCAACGTTTTGGTGTGCCTATGGGCTACGGTGGTCCTCATGCGGCGTTCTTTACCACATCAGATAAATACAAGCGTTCATTACCGGGCCGTATCATTGGTGTTTCTAAAGATACTCGTGGCAAGCAAGCACTTCGTATGGCGATGCAAACACGTGAGCAACACATTCGTCGTGAAAAAGCCAACTCAAACATTTGTACCGCGCAAGTATTGCTAGCCAATATGGCAGCATTTTACGTCATTTACCACGGTCCAGAAGGCTTAAAAACCATTGCGAATCGTATTCACCGTTTAACTGACATTTTATGTTTAGGTACGGCGCAAAAAGGTTTAACAGCGATTCATGCGAACTACTTTGACACCCTAACCTTTAACAGCGACGACAAAGACGCCATTGTTGAGCGTGCACTTGCTGCCAACCTTAACTTACGTACCGACGTTGAAGGTCAATTCAGTGTGTCACTTGATGAAACCACAACGCGTGAAGATGTAGCACAACTGTTTGACGTACTACTAGGTGAAGGCCATGGCTTAGATGTTGCTAAGCTAGACAACGAAATTATTGCATCTGGACACAGCTCAATCCCGGCAAGCTTACAACGTGAGTCAGCGATTTTAACCCACCCAGTATTTAACAGTTACCACAGCGAAACTGAAATGCTGCGTTACATCAAAAAGCTAGAGAACAAAGACTTGGCGTTAAACCATTCAATGATCTCACTTGGCTCTTGTACCATGAAGTTAAACGCAACCGCGCAAATGATCCCAGTATCATGGCCTGAATTTGCTAACATGCACCCATTTGCACCGCTTGATCAAGCTCAGGGTTACACTGAAATGATCAACGAACTTGGCGACTGGTTGGTAGAGTTAACCGGTTACGACAACATTTCAATGCAACCTAACTCTGGTGCGCAAGGTGAGTACGCCGGTCTTATTGCGATTCACAAATACCACGAAAGCCGTGGCGACAGTCACCGTAACATCTGTTTAATTCCATCATCTGCGCACGGGACAAACCCTGCATCAGCGCAAATGGTAGGGATGAAAGTTGTGGTAACGGCATGTGACAAGCACGGCAACGTAGACTTAGAAGACCTTCGTGCAAAAGCACAAGAGCATGCTGAAAACCTATCGTGTATCATGATCACCTACCCATCAACGCATGGTGTATATGAAGAAACCATTACCGAAGTGTGTGAAATCATTCACCAACACGGTGGTCAAGTATACCTAGACGGTGCCAACATGAACGCGCAAGTTGGTATTACTAGCCCAGGTTTTATTGGTGCAGACGTATCGCACTTAAACTTACACAAAACCTTTGCCATTCCACACGGTGGCGGTGGCCCAGGTATGGGACCAATTGGGGTTAAATCACACTTAGCACCATTCTTACCAGGCCATGCGTTAATTGACTTTAACAACGACTTACAAGGTAACGGTGCGGTTTCTGCAGCGCCATTTGGTTCTGCTGGTATTTTATGTATTTCTTACCTTTACATTGCGATGTTAGGTAAAAAAGGTGTGACTGATGCAACCAAATACGCCATTACCAATGCCAACTACTTAGCAAGCAAGCTAAGCCAACACTACCCAATTTTATACACGGGTAACAATGGCCGCGTTGCGCACGAGTGTATTGTTGACTTACGCCCAATTAAAGAAGCTTCTGGCATTACGGAAATGGACGTGGCTAAGCGTTTAATCGACTACGGTTTCCACGCACCAACTATGTCATTCCCAGTTGCTGGCACGCTAATGATTGAGCCAACAGAGTCTGAAAGCAAAGTGGAACTTGACCGTTTCATTGAAGCAATGACTTCTATCCGTGCTGAAATTGCCAAAGTAGAAAGCGGCGAGTGGACATTAGAAGATAACCCGCTGCACAATGCACCACACACCTTAGCTGACATCACTGATGCTAACTGGAACCGTGCATACTCAACAAGCCAGGCAGTATTCCCAGTACCAGCGGCAGCAAACAACAAGTTCTGGCCAACCGTTAACCGTATCGATGACGTATACGGCGATCGCAACCTAATTTGTTCATGCCCTGCAGTAGAAACCTACATGGATGCTGAATAA
- the pepP gene encoding Xaa-Pro aminopeptidase → MHYTPIEVSEYVARRNTFIAQMPANSVALIPANKEVTRSRDTEYLFCQDKDFYYLTGFNEPDALLVLINGEVKQSILFCLDKDPMQEVWHGRRVGPEKAESEYQFDLVYTLDELEQVLPVYINDKSVLMFAQGANKEFDNMVFACLEILRNGYKQGFKAPATVMDTRDILAEMRLFKSNGEINIMRVANDITANAHKRAMKRAAQGIFEYQLEADILHEFAYNGARSAAYGTIVGGGENATILHYTDNNEVLMGGEMVLIDAGAELAGYAADITRTFPVSGKFTRAQKKLYEVVLAAQEAAINTIKPGSTFAKATEVAITVLTQGLVELGILSGDLDQLIEEKACKKYFIHGLGHWLGLDVHDVGDYQMDDNKNQQRAFAPGMVMTIEPGLYFDAEADVPEEYQGVGVRIEDNILVTESGFENLSLNAPKTVAEIEALMA, encoded by the coding sequence ATGCATTACACACCTATTGAAGTTTCTGAATATGTTGCTCGTCGCAACACTTTTATTGCGCAAATGCCGGCAAACAGTGTGGCTTTAATTCCAGCGAATAAAGAAGTCACTCGCTCGCGCGATACAGAATACTTATTTTGCCAAGACAAAGACTTTTACTATTTGACCGGTTTTAATGAGCCAGATGCTTTGTTGGTGTTAATCAATGGCGAGGTTAAACAAAGCATTTTATTTTGCCTTGATAAAGACCCCATGCAAGAAGTATGGCACGGGCGTCGAGTAGGCCCTGAAAAAGCCGAAAGTGAATACCAATTTGATCTGGTTTATACCCTAGACGAGCTTGAACAAGTGTTACCTGTATACATTAATGACAAGTCGGTATTAATGTTTGCCCAAGGCGCCAATAAAGAGTTCGACAACATGGTTTTTGCCTGTTTAGAAATCCTTCGAAATGGTTACAAACAAGGCTTTAAAGCACCTGCAACCGTGATGGATACCCGAGACATTCTTGCCGAGATGCGTTTATTTAAGTCTAATGGCGAAATTAACATTATGCGTGTTGCTAATGACATCACTGCAAATGCGCATAAAAGGGCAATGAAACGTGCGGCGCAAGGGATTTTTGAATACCAACTTGAAGCCGACATTTTGCATGAGTTTGCCTATAATGGTGCCAGAAGCGCCGCTTACGGTACCATCGTTGGCGGTGGTGAGAACGCCACTATTTTACATTACACCGATAACAATGAGGTGCTAATGGGCGGTGAAATGGTATTAATTGATGCTGGCGCTGAGCTTGCCGGCTACGCCGCTGATATTACGCGAACGTTCCCAGTGTCAGGCAAATTCACTCGCGCGCAGAAAAAACTATACGAAGTCGTATTGGCCGCACAAGAAGCCGCCATCAATACCATAAAACCTGGTTCTACATTTGCCAAGGCAACCGAAGTGGCGATTACCGTCTTAACCCAAGGTTTAGTTGAACTTGGTATTTTATCCGGCGATTTAGACCAGCTAATCGAAGAAAAAGCGTGTAAAAAGTACTTTATTCACGGTCTTGGCCATTGGTTAGGGTTAGACGTGCATGATGTCGGTGATTATCAAATGGACGACAATAAAAACCAACAACGCGCATTTGCCCCAGGCATGGTGATGACCATTGAACCTGGCTTATATTTTGATGCCGAAGCCGATGTGCCAGAAGAATATCAAGGCGTGGGAGTGCGCATTGAAGATAACATTTTAGTTACTGAGTCAGGCTTTGAAAACTTAAGCCTTAATGCGCCTAAAACCGTTGCCGAAATTGAAGCGTTAATGGCATAA
- the ubiH gene encoding 2-octaprenyl-6-methoxyphenyl hydroxylase produces the protein MSESLQSFDVIIAGGALTGASVALALSSLKTAKPLSIAVVDSSPMSGDLPQSYDARVIALSHGSALFLKELGVWSSLKQHAEPIKNIHISDRGHFAKARLSASEQGVSALGYVAEMQAIGNALLTKLKQQPQVQLYTSTAIEHIAWQRNNVTVRLSDHTELKATLLLGCDGANSVCRKFANIDSHTRDYGQTAIIANVSPELAHQGRAFERFTESGPIALLPMTNGRCSLVWTVKNCDVANVMALDDANFADALSRNFGTWLGHFNTVGKRFSYPLILKQVEQQTYPRMALLGNAAHTLHPIAGQGFNLGVRDVKDFANVAQAYLHAIANNAKAKDDKKAEADLGRMDLLTQYANKRFVDQQQVIQLTDSLVHIFSNNYWLLALGRGAGLTALNQCDAVKSLFAAKTMGHF, from the coding sequence ATGAGCGAGTCGTTGCAATCATTCGATGTGATCATTGCCGGAGGGGCGTTAACCGGGGCGAGTGTCGCATTAGCGCTGTCGAGCCTAAAAACAGCCAAGCCCTTGTCGATTGCGGTTGTTGATAGTAGCCCAATGTCAGGTGACTTACCGCAAAGTTACGACGCCAGAGTTATCGCATTATCGCATGGTAGTGCCCTTTTTCTTAAAGAGCTTGGCGTTTGGTCAAGCTTAAAACAGCACGCCGAACCAATAAAAAATATTCATATATCTGATCGAGGTCATTTTGCTAAAGCAAGGCTGAGTGCGAGCGAGCAGGGCGTGAGTGCGCTGGGCTATGTCGCTGAAATGCAAGCTATTGGTAATGCTTTACTGACCAAGTTAAAACAGCAACCTCAGGTTCAGTTATATACATCAACGGCAATAGAACATATTGCTTGGCAGCGTAACAACGTGACTGTGCGTTTGTCTGATCATACTGAGCTTAAAGCAACATTATTGTTAGGCTGTGATGGTGCCAATTCGGTATGTCGAAAGTTTGCCAACATCGACAGTCATACCCGTGATTACGGTCAAACGGCGATCATTGCTAACGTCAGCCCTGAGCTTGCCCATCAAGGTCGGGCTTTTGAACGGTTCACCGAATCTGGGCCAATAGCATTATTACCGATGACTAATGGGCGTTGCTCATTAGTTTGGACGGTCAAAAATTGTGATGTGGCCAATGTGATGGCGTTGGATGATGCCAACTTTGCCGACGCTCTTAGTCGTAATTTTGGCACCTGGCTTGGTCACTTTAATACCGTTGGCAAACGCTTTAGTTACCCGCTTATTTTAAAACAAGTCGAACAGCAAACGTATCCACGTATGGCCTTACTTGGTAATGCCGCCCACACCTTACACCCTATTGCTGGCCAAGGCTTTAACTTAGGTGTACGCGATGTGAAAGATTTTGCCAACGTCGCTCAAGCGTATTTACATGCAATAGCGAACAACGCAAAGGCTAAAGACGATAAAAAAGCTGAGGCGGATTTAGGGCGCATGGACTTGCTTACTCAATACGCTAATAAACGCTTTGTTGACCAACAGCAAGTTATTCAATTAACCGATTCTTTGGTCCATATTTTTTCCAATAATTATTGGCTATTAGCACTTGGTCGAGGGGCTGGTTTAACCGCCTTAAATCAATGTGATGCGGTTAAATCTTTGTTCGCAGCCAAAACCATGGGCCACTTTTAG
- a CDS encoding UPF0149 family protein — MSTHNSLTFADVQANFGGENFQAHASEIHGLLSGLVCAGYPFEDDAYLAVINDLFNNGEGLSKSLKGFIKSLFGEIWQSIVDQDYSFQLLLPDDDESMEERGTALSSWVQGFNLGFGLEQKENKKLSEDISEIIKDFAEIANLSDELDEDEETEQAYFEILEYVRISSLLCFTELGKKPNSNDNNQTLH, encoded by the coding sequence ATGTCTACTCACAACTCTTTAACATTTGCCGATGTGCAAGCCAACTTCGGTGGCGAAAACTTTCAGGCTCATGCCTCAGAAATTCATGGTTTATTATCTGGTCTTGTTTGCGCCGGTTATCCTTTTGAAGATGATGCTTACTTGGCGGTGATCAATGACTTGTTTAATAACGGTGAAGGCTTAAGCAAATCCTTAAAAGGGTTTATTAAAAGTCTGTTCGGCGAAATTTGGCAAAGCATTGTCGATCAAGACTACAGTTTTCAATTATTACTACCCGACGATGATGAATCGATGGAAGAGCGTGGTACCGCGTTAAGTTCTTGGGTTCAGGGCTTTAATTTAGGCTTTGGCTTAGAACAAAAAGAAAATAAAAAATTATCTGAAGACATCAGCGAAATCATTAAGGACTTTGCTGAAATCGCAAATTTGTCAGATGAATTAGACGAAGATGAAGAAACCGAACAGGCGTATTTTGAAATTTTAGAATATGTCCGTATTTCATCTTTGCTGTGTTTTACCGAACTCGGTAAAAAGCCTAACTCTAACGACAACAATCAAACCTTGCATTAA